Proteins encoded by one window of Bactrocera oleae isolate idBacOlea1 chromosome 4, idBacOlea1, whole genome shotgun sequence:
- the LOC106620308 gene encoding UNC93-like protein, whose protein sequence is MGNLTSSSATSIHINPRMADNENRNHRHSYKVTDQHSDDESSNNHNSSPNNSNTDNIIITLHNGLSNGNGIGNSNVDINDSAVTGNGNGNGNGAAKLSARTYEPREKHIITKNVIVIGLAFMIHFTAFHGTSNLQSSVNSDKALGTTTLAVIYGSLILSNIFLPMTVIRWFGCHLTMALSFFAYMPFIAAQFYPRFETLIPAGLMVGFGGGPLWCSKCTYLSTVAEALTKVRGNESRKDVNTVKFFGLFFIFYQMAQVWGNLISSSVLSFTSSAVVEMNATLEALVTPSPSESRVNEICGARFCPGIGAEVNPNLTPPEPAKIQLLTSIFLICMAIAVVLMLFGVNSLKRYGVRRNDSGDGLSGLRLLTVTLNLLRKRRQLLILPITMFIGMEEAFLAVDYTRSFVACGWGISKIGFAMICFGVANAIAAGIAGALVEKLGRITLFVACALLNASLFVYMFFYEAREGDYVMYCAFAAIWGICDGVWLVVVNAFYGILFPNHLIAGYSNFRLWESTGSVIGYIISSQLCTSTKLVILLCVLGIGSAGYGITEYRLRRKQKALELMLSD, encoded by the exons ATGGGCAATTTGACTTCTTCGAGCGCCACGTCGATACACATTAATCCCAGAATGGCTGACAATGAAAACCGCAATCACAGGCACAGTTACAAAGTCACCGATCAGCACAGCGATGACGAATCGTCCAATAATCATAACAGCAGTCCCAACAACAGTAATACAGACAACATAATAATCACACTGCATAATGGGCTCAGTAACGGTAATGGCATTGGGAATTCGAATGTCGATATAAATGACAGCGCTGTGACCGGCAATGGCAATGGCAATGGTAACGGTGCGGCCAAATTGTCAGCGCGCACTTACGAGCCACGCGAAAAGCATATCATCACGAAGAACGTCATTGTTATTGGTCTAGCGTTTATGATACACTTCACAGCGTTTCACGGCACTTCGAATCTGCAGAGCTCGGTGAATTCGGACAAGGCGCTGGGCACCACAACGCTCGCTGTCATTTATGGCTCGCTGATTTTATCCAATATTTTTCTACCCATGACAGTTATAAG ATGGTTTGGCTGTCATCTGACCATGGCTTTGTCCTTCTTCGCCTATATGCCCTTTATTGCTGCTCAGTTTTATCCACGCTTCGAGACGCTTATACCAGCAG GTTTAATGGTCGGCTTTGGTGGTGGACCTTTGTGGTGTTCCAAGTGCACTTACCTCTCGACAGTCGCAGAGGCGCTGACTAAAGTGCGTGGCAATGAATCACGCAAAGACGTGAATACCGTCAAATTCTTTGGACTCTTTTTCATATTCTATCAAATGGCACAGGTTTGGGGGAATTTGATATCTTCTTCag TATTATCTTTCACCTCTTCTGCCGTTGTGGAGATGAATGCCACACTTGAAGCGCTCGTGACGCCCTCACCCTCGGAAAGTCGTGTGAATGAGATTTGTGGCGCGCGTTTCTGTCCAGGCATTGGCGCTGAGGTGAATCCGAATTTGACGCCACCTGAACCGGCGAAAATCCAACTGCTCACCTCTATCTTCCTCATTTGCATGGCCATAGCTGTGGTGCTAATGCTCTTCGGTGTCAACTCGCTGAAACG CTATGGTGTTCGTCGCAACGACTCTGGCGACGGCTTGTCAGGTTTGCGTCTGCTCACCGTTACCCTAAATTTGTTACGCAAGCGTCGCCAACTACTCATTTTACCCATCACAATGTTCATTGGCATGGAGGAAGCCTTCTTGGCGGTGGACTATACGCGC TCCTTTGTCGCCTGCGGTTGGGGCATTTCCAAAATTGGGTTCGCCATGATTTGTTTTGGCGTTGCCAACGCCATCGCCGCAGGCATAGCGGGCGCTCTGGTCGAGAAACTGGGTCGCATCACATTGTTCGTCGCCTGTGCGCTGCTAAATGCCTCGCTCTTCGTCTATATGTTTTTCTATGAGGCGCGCGAGGGTGATTATGTCATGTATTGCGCATTCGCGGCGATTTGGGGCATTTGTGATGGTGTATGGTTGGTCGTGGTGAATG CTTTTTATGGCATTCTCTTTCCGAACCATCTCATCGCTGGCTACAGCAATTTCCGTTTGTGGGAATCGACTGGTTCTGTTATTGGCTACATAATCAGTTCACAGTTGTGTACTTCCACAAAGTTAGTGATATTGCTATGTGTGCTTGGCATCGGAAGTGCAGG ttATGGCATCACCGAGTATCGCCTACGCAGAAAGCAAAAAGCTCTGGAGCTTATGTTAAGTGATTGA